The Brassica oleracea var. oleracea cultivar TO1000 chromosome C6, BOL, whole genome shotgun sequence genomic interval CGCAGAAACATCATCTTCTCCTCCTCCTCTTCCTTCCTTGCTGCCGCTTTGACCACAAGCGACCAGCTTCTCCAGAGTAAGTAAACATTCTTTAATCTGTGTTTCTTCCATTTTTGGTTCTTAGCTTGTTTTAGTTTCTTTCTGTTGTAATCAACATTCAAAAAACAAAAAATGGTATAAATCTTAATATTTTACCAAAAAAAAAAACTACGTTGTTTCTGGTTTCAGAGTATTTGAAGAAATCTGAGGAAAACAAAACCAAGAACGACAAAGAGGTAAGGAAAACAGAGTTTACTAAAACGCTTTTCATTTCAATATTTTTTCTCATGATTTTCTTGTCGATGTTGGCGGAATTTAAACAGAGATTGGACAGTTATTACAAGAGGAACTATAAGGACTACTTTGAGTTTGTTGAAGGATCTACAAAGGGGAAGACAGAAGCAGAGCTCAGTGAGTCTGAGAAACGGATACTCGAATGGCTCAAGGCCAACAAATGATTGTGATGATGATGATAAATTTTTGCTATCTACGGAACTAGAAAAAGAACTGTTCAGTTATCTATAAATATTATTTCATTCAGTGTCTTTTCGATATCTGTTTATTCACTTTCTTCTCAATAAACCCTAATTTCGGGAAGCAAAAGAAGCATCAGAATCCATGTTGAAGCTTGTGGAAGACGCAATAACAGAGTCAAGAGGACTGTCTCAGGTAACTATTATTGTTGTCTCCTGCATTTACAAAACCTTGTCTGGTCTACACAAGCTCTCTTAACTCAGCTTCTCAATCACTCACTTGAGTATGACAAATGAAAGAAACCCATTCAAACTTTTGTCACACCTACATAAATATATTACACAGCTAATGTCACACTGCAAGTGAAGGTTGATGAGCAATCACAAACGATCACACGTGATACATAGTGTCCTGATTATAAACGAGACTTGACAAAATATATAAATACTGAAGAACAGAGTTGGAGAAAGTGAGACCAAGAAGGATATCAATTTGGCGGGCGGGGCACTGGATCCATCCACTGTGGGAGCACAAATTGTGATAATGTGATGACCGAAGCTGGATCACATATAGATTCCATATGCTTTTTAGAATGGGACGTGTTTACGCACCAGCTACCTTCACTATCCTTCCAAGTCTCCGTTTCCTGATGAAGAGTAAACTCTTGGGTCTTCAAATTACCAGATACCACGCAGCTGTGTTGACGACTCCATAGATAGACAAAATCAGTATCAAACGGGTTAACTCCCAAAGGAAAACAATTGACATCAAAGCCCACAAAAGCCATGTTGATTTCCTCCCTTGTCAACTGCCACCATTCTCCATCAGAGTTGTTGTCACTCTTCAGCTTCCAAACCTTCAATCTTCGTTACAATATCTCAACGTAGATAACATCTCCACCTGAAGAACTCAAGCATCTCCTAACGTGTTTGTTATCCGGGACAAGGAGAGGTATAACCCGGCACTGATCATCGTCTTGTTCACCGCCATAAAAGTCATGAGATACAAGGACTCCAGTAGGGATGTCAAATGGGCTAGCTGTCCATGGATAGCCCATGTCCAAATCAATATGGACTAATATGGATAGTCCATATTCGTCCGAAAAAATGTATGTCCAAATGGACGAGGCCCAAATAAACCAATGGCCCAAATGGACAAAACTAGATGGACATGGGCGGCCCAAAATTTTAAAATGTTTAGGGTTAATAGATTTGGGGAAAAATCAGAATTCTCTTTTCGTGAGTCACGAGAGAGAGCCCGATCTTCTTCACTTCATCTTCTTCACTCTCATAACTCAAACGGTCAAACCCAAACGTTCTCGTAAGCCGACTTGTTTCAGGTTTGTTACAGTCTCTCTCTCTCGATTTAGGGATTAGGGATTTAGGAATTTAGGGATTTAGGAATTTGGGAATATCTTCTTCTCTCTCGAATATCGATCTAAGCCTCTAAAGTGTAATGGGTCTTTCTAGATTCAATGTTTGCGATTCTAGATTTGATGTTTGCGATTCTAGATTTAATGGGTTTGCGATTCTAGATTCAATATTTGATGGGATTTGCGAGCTCTTTAAGAGTTGTAGAGTTCGACTTATGTTTCCTTACTAGACTACTAAGCTTCCATAAGGTGGCTTGGATTTGATATATAGTACATTGGATCTTTCTCTATTGAACGTTTACTCATGATTTCATTTCTGGAAGATTTATAGCCGCTTTGAGATATTGGAAAAACAATGCAACACGGTTTAAAGAGCTGTCCCGCATGGCGTGTGATGTTCTTTCAATTCCCATTACAACCATGTCTTCTGAGTCGTCATTCAGTGCCGGAAGCCGTGTTCTTAGCAAGTATAGGAGCCGACTTCTTCCATCAAATGTACAAGCTCTTATTTGTAGAAGAAATTGGCTGCGTGGATTTGAAGTGACAAGTAAGTTTTCTGATTTTATACTTAGCTTGTGTACTTTTTGATATTTAGCTTAAGACTCTAGATGTCTTTTACTTGGCTGTTGTTTGATTGTTGCTCATTTTTACTTGCGGATTGACTTGTTCACTTGTTAGGTGATTCTGAAGAAGAAGAAGAAGAAGAAGAAGGAAGGTGAAGAAGAAGGTGGAAGAAAGAAGAGAAGTAAGTGAAGACATGGAGTTTAAGTTTAAGACTTTAAGTATCTTTTGGTTTTTGTAAGATATGAAGTTTAAGTTTAAAACTTTAAGTATTTTTTGTTAACTACCTTTTGGCTTTTTGTAAGACATGGAGTTTAAGTTTAATTTCTTTAAGTATCTATCTTATAATCTATTAAAACAGGAGTACACAATTATATTAACCCTGATTTTTTCTAAATAATTACAATACAATGCCACTGTACTCATAAATGGCAATTTTATCTTTTACCATATATTTGACCTAATCATTAAACTAAACATGTTGCTTGGCTTTTCTCATCTAAACATCGTCGTATTTTTACAGCCTGATCCAAAATCCGTGTCCAATGAAAAGGAAGAAAAAAATTGATAGAGATCGATGCTTCCGATAATAGGGATCGCCAGCTCCCATCTCCACTCTCGTGATACGGTCAGTTGCCACCATCCCTGACTGAACAGAACTTTTGGCGACGGGATTGGAATCGAGGATCAACGTCTCTCTATGCTGCAAAAACTTTCTCTTTGCCATAACCTAATTAGAATCGGTTTGTTAATTCGACTTCGCATATTTTTTCTATTTTGATTTTACTGAATCTAATTTTAGTTTTCACCAAAGGATTTGACTTTATTGGGCAAAAACACAATTTTCTAATAGAAAGATTAGTCCTTATTGTTAAAGATCTGTAGTTTTGATTTTGATCGTAGATGATTGGAGGCACACCAATGGTGTATCTATATAGAATCATTGATGGATGTGTGGCAAATAGTGCTGCAAAGCTCTAACCAATGGAGCTTTATAGAAGAAGCGTCAAGGAAAGGTTGGAAAGATTCTTCTTTTATGTTTACATTCTATCTTCACATTGAAAGTTATTTGATTGTCAATGGCTGCAGTTTTTTTCTTGTGGATCGACTATATGTCTAGATTAAAGTTTGATCTTATGCACTTCATCTCTAACATTGTCTCCCTTTTCGTAGGATCGGTCTTGGCATGATTAACGAGGCATAAGATAGAAGACCCACAAGTTATTGTCGTAATAATCGATCTTAAGGCACAACAAGAGGATTCACAGGGCTTTGGCTCTTTGATTTCACTGGAGAAAGACAGAGGAAGTGCAAGCTGAGAAGAATCATAGGATATCATTGGTGTATTGCAACAGTCTTAGTTTCAGTAATTCAAGAACTCCCAGATTTGAAGGAGAAGCAGAAATTCTCAGCAATTGTACCATCACACAAGGAAGATGAAGATGATGGTGTTTCTTGGTAGAAGACACCAACGCTGGAGAAAGAAGATACACGAAGTCAGATCCAATGGGAAATGAGGATTTCTGATTTGGTATATTAAATCAGTAACTAGATCTTACCATTCTAGATCCTGGAAAAGTGAACTCGCTGGTAGTTGTTATGATCAGAAGAATGGTAAGATCTAGAGAATGAAAAAGAACTCTCAAATCAGCGAGTTTGTTCTTAACGTGACGGTCATAAGAATCGTTTGAGGATGGTGTTTGGTGAAGGTCTCTCATCAGTATATGTTTCTAGATTGAAGATATACACGAGTATGGTTCTTTGGCTAAAGGTCTCTTCAAAAGTCATCATGTTTCATTTAAAGGCTCAAATTTGGAAGAAAATTGTTTTCTTTCTGCTGCAATATCGATATGGTTTTTTTAATTGGTGTACTGATTTCTCGTGGTCTTATAATTCGAAAGTTTATAACATATGGAATGTATTGCAATATATAAAAAATAAAATAAACTATATTCGAACAATATTAGAAATCATTTTTATATTGAAATGTTTTTATAATTTGTTATTTCAAACTAAGAAATAGTTTTTATCTTAAGTGTTTTTTGTTATTTCAAATTAAAAGGTATTTAACTAAATCTTACAAAAATAGACGTTATTCATTAATTGGCCACGTGGTACGAAATAATACTTCAAAATATATTACATGGCTGAGGCCGCCCTAATAACAAAGTAGTTAAATTTTAAAACATAATCATTAAATAATAATAATGTTGAACAACGGCAAAACAAGAATATTTTAGAAGTACACTATACATATTATCAAATTATAAACAATATATTTTAACATTTTGTTGTATAAACTAACTATCCGAAATTATAAAAATAAACAAATATTTTTTATTAAATTACAATAAAAGCTCGATAAATTAATAATGTTGGGACTATGGTATTTTATTAATTTATAGGGTTATTCATTTACAAAAAAGTTTCCTTTTTTATATTTTTCCTAATTTTGAATATTTTTATTTATAAAATAAGAAAATAGTCGATTTTACCATATATACATTAATTACATTTTAAAAATTATACTTTCATATTGTTTTGTTATATTATTTGGTGTATATATTTATGTTTCATAGAATTTAATGTGGTTTTAGATATAATTTTACTAAACATTATCAAAATATATTGAAATTTTAAGAAAAATAGAGACACTTTCATTGTAAATATAAAACCAATAATATAATGTTTAGTTTGTACTTTTATAGATAGATTATTAATTTATGATTTTAATGGGACCATATATTTACATAGGATTTTCTAAAAATTATTATATTATTATTTTATTGATTTGTTTCATATTTTGAACCGATCCAACTAGGGACCGAAGAAATTTACTAATTTATAGTGTTTATTAATTTATCAAGTATTAATTTATAGATTTTATACTTTACTTACAAGGATTGTACGGTTACCTATATTTTAAGTTTTATTGATATTTTTCTTAAATATTCTAAGTGTTAACTTTTTTTTTATAACCATTAGGATCCTAAAGGGCCAATGCTACTCGAACCCAGGACGGAAGCTCCACCTGTAGCTCTTTTACCAGTAGGGCCAAAGCGACTTGGTTAAATTATTTTGTATATAAACTAAATTGCTTCATATAACTTTGAAACTCATAGCTTATTATTTCGCTATGAAACAATTGTTTAAAAAACAGACTTACTAATATATACAACCATACTAAATAGTTAGATTTGTAAATAAATACAATAAAATAGTACATAGAACATATCATTTTGATTAGTTTAACATTCAAAAATAACATGAACAACCGAAACATATTCAAACATTTAAAAAACTGTAAAATAATCACAAAAATTATTATTATAAAATAAAAATACACCCGCGTGCCCGCGCGGGTCAAAGTCTAGTTTTTTGTTAAATATGGAGTTTAAGTCTAAGTATCTTTCGTAAAACATGAAGTTTAAGTAAGTTTAAGATGTTATATATGACATTTAGAATCTGTACATCTTTTAAATTGAAAATTAGATTTTTTACATTAAGTGGACATTTGTACTCGATGGACAGTCCAACTGGACATGGTCCTATTTGATTACGGTCCTATTTGGAAATGGTATTATTTGGGCTTCTGCCGAAAATGCCCGAAAAATAATAAGCCCATCTGGACACACCCAAATCTATCCGGACAGCCCATTTGACACCCTAGACTCCAGGGCCACGATAATCATCCAGTCTCTTCTCCCACACATAAAGCACTCCGTTAAGATTCAAGGGTCTGTTTAAACCGGCGCGCTGGAGAGGACTAGGGGAGCGAAGTGTCTTGAAAGTCCATGCCCCTGTCTCAGAAGAATACACATAAACTCTCATCTCCATACATACGTTCTCTCTCTAGGCGCAATCATCTCATAACAAGTCCTAACCACCTTGAAGATTGAAACGACACCGTTCACAGCATGAGTAACCAAACTAAAGGGTATGGTAACAGGACGATCTGGAGGCGGAGGGATCTCAACCCATTCTTGCGAAACTGGATTACCCACGAAAGATTTGGGTTCGAAATTGTCATCAGTGCCGACGTTTACTTCAACCCAAATCAATCCATGTGAAGAATCTACGTAGTAAAAGTCTAAGGGAGGGAGATTAGGATACGGTTGAAAAGGGAAGAGATAAGAGGCTGGATATTTGGGAAGAGCACCTCTCTTGCACCTCATTGGGAACATTAGAGACCAGGAGTGAAGAGAGACGAAGAGGCTGCGGAAGTAGGGCGATTCTATCAACAATCTCCATTGTTTGCAGACCGATTTGAATCTCGCGATGATCTCGATGGATATAACATCTGGGATCGATCTTCTTCTTCTCGTCTCCGTTGGGATTAGGGATTCTTCAGCCGTCACTCTCAGTCGTACACTCTTTTTTGTCGGGTTTCTGATTTTTGACTTTTCACATGATGGAAATAAATATTAGCCCCGGTTGCAACCAAACTAAACCGAATCGACCGAACCAAAGATGTTGTTTTTTTGTTTTGTTTTACACCATGTTGTAGTTAATTACTCTTGGCATCGTTAACAACTTAAAATGTTGTGTAGATGCTTCGACAATGTTGGGTTTCCGGGTCGACCAGCCCTTATCCGCTGCGGGTTAAAACATTCTTTTGATTTAAAAATTCGATCCACTTGATCCACGAAACTGCAAATACAAAAAAATATATCCACACTCACTCGGATAACTTACGGGATCCACGACTAATATTAAAATAATAAAAATAATTATTATATATATATTTATATATATTTTGTTTAAAATAATAAACATAATATATTTTAATTAAATATTTTTAAATTCATAATTTAAAATTTTTTCTAAAAAAGTTTTGCAGGTTGAGGGATATCCATGGTTGAAATTCAACCGATCAGACCAGTTCCACATAAAGTATTTTTCAAATCTGTTGACCCACATCGGCCCTGTTTGATCAGGCGGGGCCCGCGGGGTAAGTGTCAAATTCCCATGCCTATTCGACATGTAGTTTTTGTAGTGAGAAACACAAGGGAATATGATTCATGTACATTAAATAACAGACATGTTCATTACTTGCAAAGCCATATATAGATTTACAGCACCAAGTTTCATCAGCATAGTCTTGAAGCTTCTTGGAGACTTGGAGTAATGCAACCTTCACCTTCAGCGATATACATTCCATCATCTTGACCATCCTTATTATTGCCCGATGCGTCTACAGTGAGACCATCCTTAAGGATAAACCAGCAATTTAACTTGGCTCGCACAGCTACAGCATTACAAAATCTTGTATTGTCATCACAATCTCTCTTACCTCAACTTCTCAATACATGGTTTGTATTAAAAATCTCATAACAAGTACTAATCACCTTGAAGCTTGAAACGACACCGTTCACAGGACGCGTAACCAAAGTAGAGGGGTTTGTTAACAGGATCTGGAGGCGGAGTGATCTCAACACATTCTTGCGTAACTGGATTACCCACGAAAGCGTTGGCTTTGATTTTGCTCGTCAATGGGTATATTTGTTCGTTCCAAACCAATCCATTTGAAGAAGCTACGTAGTAGTAGTAGTCTTGATTGGGATACGGTTGACAAGGGATGATATGAGAGGCTGGAGATTTGGGGAGATCCCATCTCTCGCATCCATAGAAACCGATAGCTTCTGTGATGGGACTCTGATACTTGATTGGGAACATTAGAGACCACGAGGAGGAGGAAGATGAGTTTCGGTGTAGAGAGACGAAGAGGCTGCGGAAGTAGGACGATTCTATCAGTGATCTCCATTGTTTGCACACCGATTTGAATCTCGCAATGATCTCCACTACGACTGACTCTGGGATTGATCTTCTTATTCTTAGGGCAGCCGCATTAATGAACCCCCGTTTGGGGTTCATCATGTGAATTTTTTTTTTTTTTTTTTCCGTTTTTTTTTTTTTTTTAAAAAAAAAAAAAAAAAAAAATTGATCAATAGCGGGCCGCCACGTGGAGTGGGGCCCGCTGAACAGTAACGACCCGGGTTCACTCCAGCGAACCTGCACGAGCCGGGTTCATTAAAATCCGATTATTTTAATATTTTTTCTTCTCGAAAAACGTGTGAACTTCTGTCTTGAACCTCCAATGCGGATGGCCGGGTTCATTAAAATCCGACTTTATTCTTCCCGTCTCCATTGCGATTTGATAATTTTAAAATATTTTAAATAGTTAGAGTAAATATTTTTGATTTTTGTTTAATATTTATTTTTATTTTAAATTGTTTTGTTCTATATTAGTAGGCCTGAGACTTATTATCCGAGATCCAGATTCGATCCGAGATCCAGGATCCGAATCCGGATAGTAAAATCTTGGATCCGTGCAAACCGAATCCGGATCCGGATATCTTAATTTTTAGGTCCGGATATCCGGATCCGGATCCGTATTTTTAAAATACATTAAATTTTTATATTTTATTAATATTTATATTTGATATATTAATATTTATACATGAATTAATCTTATAATATTATATTTTAGTTTTTATAATATTATAAACATATATAAATATATTTATAAATATTTAATTTATGTATTATATTAAAAAAAATTGTATTTTTTTGTTAAAAAAATTATTTTTATTTATTTTGACGGATCCGGATATCCGCGGATAATAGAATATCAAGACGGATATCCGAAACCCGGATATCCGGAAACCACGAATCCGGATCCGGATATTAAATCCACGGATCCGACGGATCCGGATCCGGATCCGGATACCCTAAATTTCCCGGATATCCGGATCCGTCCCAGGGCTATATATTAGTATGAATCATTATTTTATTGATTGTTATTCTTTATTCAGTTTCATTCTCATTACAATTAACTAAATTTTTTCTTACGATTACTAAGATTGTTTATTTGAAGTTTTATTCTGTTTTTTATTTTAATGGTGTAGAATTGTTGATTTATTTGTTTAATTTGAAGCTATCTAGTTTTATTCATTCTCTTACATTATTTTAAATCGTGTGTTTCTTATTCGACTATATAACTATATATTTTATTTTTACACAGTTGTGGATCTATGTTTATAGTTTGTTTTAGAATTCTTGACATAAATATTTAAAACACATTCTACATTTATTTAGTTAGAATAAATTAACATATCTCTTTTATTTAACAAATTATTCATTTTTGTTTTTATATTAACTTTTTATTTCTGTATCTTATTCTATTTTTCCTAACAATTATTTTTGATTTTTGATCATCTATTAATTTTTTNNNNNNNNNNNNNNNNNNNNNNNNNNNNNNNNNNNNNNNNNNNNNNNNNNNNNNNNNNNNNNNNNNNNNNNNNNNNNNNNNNNNNNNNNNNNNNNNNNNNATGCCATAAGCGAACGCTTCATTTGTCACCGTGGAGGCACGGCTCTGACTATTGGCAACAATCAACTTTATTAAATAAAAAAATTATAGGAAAAGGATTTCACCATTAGGTGCGATTTATAGGAAATATCACTAATTTTTAGTGTATTTAGAATTTTCATTAATCATGTTTTGGTCAATATATTCTAGGACTATTCTACCACCATTAAATAATATTTATTATTCTTTAATTATGGATATTTTATATTTTAATATTAACAACTTATACAACACTTTTTAATTATTATTTTTACATAACTAATTATATTAATAATTTTAACTAAATATTATATAAATATTATTTTAATTTTACTTTTAAAAACGAAAAAACTAGACTGACTCTAAGGAGAAGGATCGATATATAAAAAGAGCAAGTGATAAAGAAGTAGACTTTTAGAAGAGATTAGGCAAGAAATGCCTCATGTACTTACAAAATAAGCAGAATAAAGATCTATTGTATCAAAGTTTTGTAAAAGATAAACCAAATCTCAAAGTTATAGTAAAATAAATATAAATCAAATCTCATGTGGGAAGACATGCGAGTGTGAAGATCATGCGAGGTTAAGGGCAATTTGAAATATCTCTCGGTGAACTTTCACCCGAAGGTAATGGAAGAGGCAATGCTGACCCTCAGTGGCTCTCAAGGTATACCTCCTCCTGTAGATGAAACCTTGGCGTGGAGCTATAGCAACCGAAGACCAAAACCTAATTTAATGGAAAATCATGAAAGATGAAAATACACATAAACAGATTTGCAAAATATAAATTAATTTTGATCTTTGTAATGAAATATAAGCTTACAGTTATGGGATCACTAACAGACGATGAATGATATCTGTGACCATCCCTTCCTTGGAGGCACCCAATATCGGAATTGTAAAGCCCACGGGTTGGAGCTGAGGTATTCATTACAGTAGTAATGCCAAACGTTGGACGCAAGAGAATGTAAAGCGTCATTGTAAGACAAACGGCTGTGTCGGGCATAGTAATGGACATATACTGAAAACAATTAATTTATCATAAACCACCATCAGAAACCTTATGATAACATAATAGTTAAAGAACAAAATCATGAATATAAAGAAATAAATTAACTATCTGCTTGAGCAAGAGAAATCGTGTGATATTATGGGCCGATGTTTTTATATGAACATAATCTGCAAATGCAACAAATACTTTTAACGGAGAAAACAAGAAATTCAAAAGTTTTTTTATCATTTATGAAAAAAAAAGAGAAACGAAACACTTACAGGGAACATGATCAGGATGAACATTAGGAACAATCATATGAAAACTTTCAGGTTGTGGTGGATCTTGGATCTTTTCTGAAAAGTAATGAAATTTCTTGTGAGGTTTTAACCATACGCTATAGGTAATTGGTGTTCATAACCCTTTTTAAAAAATGGTGTTCACAACAAAAACTTTCATGAGATAAACGTGTAAATGGCA includes:
- the LOC106298946 gene encoding uncharacterized protein LOC106298946, encoding MSSVGQSILMALTVTVNKYASSNVQAVRRNESTSLTASTTDLRRRNIIFSSSSSFLAAALTTSDQLLQKYLKKSEENKTKNDKERLDSYYKRNYKDYFEFVEGSTKGKTEAELSESEKRILEWLKANK